The following are from one region of the Nostoc cf. commune SO-36 genome:
- a CDS encoding HlyD family secretion protein translates to MTSNTFNGRNQNKIPLIEKQLIPDSETLETVTAESPVVTPEIEKEKEVPPKRKRPTGLILAALGVGAIAAGGFGYNYWQYASTHQETDNATVAGNIHQVSSRIPGTVSQVLVDDNQLVQPGQLLVKLDPRDYESKVQQAAAALENARGQAQAAQANIALSSQTTTGKTTQAQGDVSSAVAAISTAQAAVQEAQAGIPAAQAEVRLAEAGIPAAQAQVAQANANLENAQADYNRYNQLYQSGAIARQQLDTAKAAFNVATAQRNAAIQGVEQAQAKLASARVGVAKAQSQLAQAQENVTNAQAKLAASRGGLQQATAGGQDTTVKRSQYEAAKAAIAQSEASLKDAQLQLSYANVTAPSAGRVGRKNVEVGNRVAVGTPLMAIVDNQYWVIANFKETQLEKMRPGEAAEIKLDAFPHHTFVGRVESLSPASGAQFALLPPDNATGNFTKVVQRIPVKIVFDQKSIQGYESRITPGMSAEIAVEVK, encoded by the coding sequence ATGACCAGTAATACTTTTAACGGACGCAACCAAAACAAAATCCCACTTATTGAAAAACAATTGATTCCTGATTCCGAGACTTTAGAAACTGTAACAGCAGAATCACCTGTTGTCACGCCTGAGATAGAGAAAGAAAAAGAAGTTCCACCGAAGCGGAAAAGACCGACTGGTTTAATTTTGGCAGCATTGGGTGTAGGTGCGATCGCCGCAGGTGGTTTTGGTTATAACTACTGGCAATACGCTTCCACCCATCAGGAAACAGACAACGCCACTGTTGCCGGAAACATTCACCAAGTTAGTAGCCGCATTCCTGGAACTGTAAGTCAGGTGCTAGTGGATGATAACCAACTGGTGCAACCGGGACAGTTGTTAGTCAAGTTAGATCCACGGGACTATGAAAGCAAGGTACAACAAGCAGCAGCAGCCCTGGAAAATGCTCGTGGACAGGCGCAAGCAGCGCAAGCAAATATTGCTTTAAGTTCACAAACCACCACCGGTAAGACAACTCAAGCGCAAGGTGATGTCAGCAGTGCAGTAGCAGCAATTTCCACAGCCCAAGCAGCAGTACAAGAAGCCCAAGCTGGGATACCAGCAGCACAAGCTGAAGTCAGATTAGCCGAAGCAGGGATTCCCGCCGCCCAAGCGCAGGTAGCGCAAGCAAATGCGAATTTGGAAAATGCCCAAGCAGATTACAATCGCTATAACCAGTTGTATCAATCAGGTGCGATCGCTCGTCAACAGTTAGACACAGCTAAGGCCGCTTTTAATGTGGCTACGGCACAAAGGAACGCTGCTATTCAGGGAGTAGAACAAGCCCAAGCCAAGTTAGCCTCTGCGAGAGTTGGTGTTGCCAAAGCCCAGTCTCAACTAGCACAGGCGCAAGAAAATGTCACCAACGCCCAAGCTAAATTGGCAGCATCTAGGGGAGGATTGCAACAAGCTACCGCAGGCGGACAAGATACAACAGTCAAACGTAGCCAATACGAAGCGGCAAAAGCGGCGATCGCCCAATCGGAAGCATCGCTCAAAGACGCACAATTACAACTATCTTACGCCAATGTTACCGCCCCCAGTGCCGGACGAGTTGGTAGAAAAAATGTCGAAGTTGGCAACCGAGTTGCAGTAGGAACACCATTAATGGCGATCGTGGATAACCAGTATTGGGTAATTGCGAACTTCAAAGAAACTCAATTAGAAAAGATGCGACCAGGAGAAGCGGCAGAAATCAAGCTAGATGCTTTCCCTCATCATACCTTTGTTGGTCGTGTAGAAAGTCTTTCGCCAGCTTCCGGCGCTCAGTTTGCTTTATTGCCACCAGATAATGCTACAGGTAACTTTACCAAAGTTGTCCAACGCATTCCCGTTAAGATAGTTTTTGACCAAAAGAGCATTCAAGGGTACGAATCGCGGATTACTCCGGGGATGTCTGCGGAAATTGCTGTAGAAGTCAAGTAA
- a CDS encoding MFS transporter, producing MKKPLLPALRSKNFQLFFAGQGISLIGTWMTQLATIWLVYDLTNSPLMLGIVGFSSQIPSFFLAPFGGVFVDRFSRYRTLISTQVLAMIQSLTLAVLALTGVIQVWHIIALSLFQGFINALDAPARQAFVPELVERREDLANAIAINSTMVNGARLIGPAIGGLLIARVGTAYCFLIDGLSYIAVIAALLAMKVKPWKNVVPDGNPLQKVKEGFVYAFSFSPIRSVLLLSALVSLMGLQNTILVPVIAEQVLKGGAETLGFLMAASGVGALTGGIYLATRQTILGIGKLIALAPAILGMGLIAFSLSRYLPLSLFTMLFVGLGTILQIAASNTFLQTIVEDDKRGRLMSLYTMSFLGMIPIGNLLGGFLASHIGATNTLIIDGIVCILGSIIFSRQLPALRQIMRPIYEKKGIITT from the coding sequence ATGAAAAAACCGCTACTACCTGCTTTAAGGTCAAAAAACTTTCAGCTGTTTTTTGCCGGACAAGGTATTTCCCTAATTGGGACGTGGATGACGCAACTTGCCACGATTTGGCTAGTTTATGACTTGACAAACTCCCCATTAATGCTAGGAATTGTGGGATTTTCGAGTCAAATTCCTAGCTTTTTTTTAGCTCCTTTTGGTGGAGTATTTGTAGATCGCTTTTCTCGATATCGTACCTTAATTAGTACGCAAGTCTTGGCGATGATTCAATCGTTAACATTAGCAGTGCTGGCGTTAACTGGTGTGATTCAGGTATGGCACATCATCGCCTTGAGCTTGTTTCAAGGATTTATTAACGCCTTAGATGCGCCAGCCCGCCAAGCTTTTGTACCAGAATTGGTTGAGCGTAGAGAAGATTTAGCCAATGCGATCGCGATTAACTCTACAATGGTCAACGGGGCGCGATTAATTGGCCCTGCGATCGGAGGTTTATTAATTGCCAGGGTTGGAACTGCTTATTGTTTTCTAATTGATGGTTTGAGCTACATTGCTGTCATCGCTGCATTATTAGCAATGAAAGTTAAACCTTGGAAAAATGTGGTTCCTGACGGTAATCCCTTACAAAAAGTCAAAGAGGGATTTGTATACGCCTTTAGTTTCTCACCCATTCGCTCCGTCTTATTGCTATCAGCTTTAGTCAGCCTCATGGGACTGCAAAATACTATTTTAGTGCCAGTTATTGCAGAACAAGTTCTCAAAGGTGGTGCAGAAACATTGGGCTTTTTGATGGCGGCATCTGGAGTTGGAGCCTTAACTGGTGGTATTTATCTAGCTACACGCCAAACAATATTAGGAATTGGGAAATTGATTGCCTTAGCTCCAGCAATTTTAGGAATGGGTTTAATTGCCTTTTCTTTATCTCGATATTTACCACTTTCTTTATTTACAATGTTATTTGTTGGCTTAGGTACAATTCTCCAAATTGCTGCTAGTAACACATTTTTACAAACAATTGTTGAGGATGACAAACGTGGGCGATTGATGAGCTTATACACAATGTCATTTTTAGGGATGATTCCCATAGGCAATTTATTGGGAGGTTTCTTAGCAAGTCATATCGGTGCTACCAACACTTTAATTATTGATGGGATAGTTTGTATTTTAGGCTCTATTATTTTTAGCAGGCAGTTGCCTGCTTTAAGGCAAATAATGCGTCCAATTTATGAGAAGAAGGGAATTATCACAACTTAG
- a CDS encoding DHA2 family efflux MFS transporter permease subunit, which yields MANTDVIGQQAPPERVPLRTWIGVLASMLGAFMAVLDIQITNASLQDIQASLGATLEEGSWISTAYLVAEIVVIPLTGWLSRVFSLRRYLLVNTALFIFFSICCAWSWNLNSMILFRALQGFSGGVLIPTAMTVVLTTLPQSKQSVGLAAFGFSAVFAPSIGPTLGGWLTENFGWEYNFYINVIPGALMLAGVWYGIKQEKPQISLLKQGDWWGIIAMAIGLGSLQVVLEEGSRKDWFSSALIVRLSVIAGIFLAIFFYIELTRKQPFINLRLLFRRNFGLASIVNVSLGVGLYGSIYILPLYLAQIQKYNALQIGEVLIWAGIPQLFIIPLIPKLMQRIDVRLMVAVGVTLFSISAFMNSGMTNQTGLDQLRWSQFVRAMGQPLIMVPLTSIATGGLSPKEAGSASGLFNMMRNMGGSIGIASLATLLTNREQFHSNRLGDTVSLYNPETQQRIDQMTQYFVSRGADLSTAQNQAIASISNIVRREAYVMAFNDCFYFIGIALLLSGLAVLFFKKVKPSGGAIAH from the coding sequence ATGGCTAATACAGATGTAATTGGTCAGCAAGCACCGCCTGAACGTGTCCCATTAAGAACTTGGATTGGTGTATTAGCCAGTATGCTTGGTGCATTTATGGCTGTATTAGATATTCAGATAACTAATGCTTCACTACAAGATATCCAAGCAAGTTTAGGAGCAACATTAGAAGAAGGTTCCTGGATTTCTACAGCATATCTCGTGGCAGAGATTGTGGTAATCCCTCTAACAGGATGGTTATCACGGGTGTTTTCTCTACGACGTTATTTGTTAGTAAATACTGCACTATTTATTTTCTTTTCTATATGCTGTGCTTGGTCGTGGAATCTCAATTCCATGATTTTATTTCGCGCTTTACAAGGTTTCAGTGGAGGAGTACTAATTCCTACTGCTATGACTGTTGTATTAACGACTTTACCCCAATCTAAGCAATCAGTTGGACTGGCTGCATTCGGTTTTAGTGCAGTTTTTGCACCTTCAATTGGCCCGACATTAGGAGGTTGGTTAACAGAAAACTTTGGTTGGGAATATAACTTTTATATAAATGTAATTCCCGGAGCATTAATGCTAGCTGGTGTTTGGTATGGGATTAAGCAAGAAAAACCCCAAATTAGTTTACTGAAACAAGGAGACTGGTGGGGAATTATTGCAATGGCTATTGGCTTAGGTTCTCTGCAAGTTGTTTTAGAAGAGGGTAGCCGCAAAGATTGGTTTAGTTCAGCATTGATTGTGCGCTTAAGTGTGATTGCAGGAATTTTCTTGGCGATATTTTTCTATATTGAATTAACTCGTAAGCAACCATTTATTAATTTGCGGCTTTTGTTTAGGCGCAACTTTGGTTTAGCAAGTATTGTTAATGTGTCACTAGGGGTAGGATTATATGGTTCAATTTATATTTTACCGTTGTATCTCGCCCAAATTCAAAAATACAATGCTCTGCAAATTGGTGAAGTGTTGATTTGGGCTGGTATTCCCCAACTATTTATTATTCCCCTCATACCTAAATTGATGCAACGCATTGATGTGCGTTTAATGGTGGCTGTTGGTGTAACTTTGTTTTCCATCAGTGCATTTATGAACTCTGGAATGACTAATCAAACTGGATTAGATCAGTTACGTTGGTCGCAATTTGTGCGTGCAATGGGTCAACCCCTAATTATGGTACCGCTAACTTCTATCGCCACTGGTGGATTAAGTCCGAAAGAAGCAGGTTCGGCAAGTGGTTTATTTAATATGATGCGGAATATGGGCGGTTCTATAGGGATTGCATCTTTAGCAACATTGTTAACTAATAGAGAGCAATTTCACTCTAATAGATTGGGTGATACGGTATCTTTATATAACCCAGAAACTCAACAGCGAATTGACCAAATGACCCAGTATTTTGTCAGTCGAGGAGCAGATTTGAGTACAGCACAAAATCAAGCGATCGCATCTATATCTAATATAGTTCGTCGGGAAGCTTATGTAATGGCTTTTAACGATTGTTTTTACTTTATTGGCATTGCATTGTTACTCAGTGGGCTTGCCGTTTTATTCTTCAAAAAGGTGAAGCCAAGTGGTGGCGCTATCGCTCATTAA
- a CDS encoding Uma2 family endonuclease: MVVSQSEYYISPEEYLEGEKVSEIKHEYIDGQVYAMAGASDAHVTVSMNVSMLLRNHLRGSGCRVYMLDMKAQIDIINRYFYPDVMVTCDTRDKEFEYFKRHPSLIIEVLSESTEGYDRGKKFASYRHLESLQEYVLISPDRMSVECFRRNEDGHWVLYPYEKGEEVHLASVDFRCAIAEIYEDVILIDENIS; the protein is encoded by the coding sequence ATGGTCGTTAGCCAAAGTGAGTACTATATCTCCCCTGAAGAATATCTAGAAGGCGAGAAAGTAAGTGAAATCAAACATGAGTACATTGATGGTCAAGTCTACGCAATGGCAGGGGCAAGTGATGCTCATGTCACAGTGAGCATGAATGTATCAATGCTGTTGCGAAACCATCTCCGGGGTAGTGGTTGTCGTGTCTATATGTTAGATATGAAAGCACAGATTGATATCATAAATCGCTATTTTTATCCCGATGTGATGGTGACTTGCGATACACGAGATAAAGAATTTGAATATTTTAAGCGCCATCCTTCCTTAATTATCGAAGTGCTTTCTGAGTCAACCGAAGGCTATGACAGAGGTAAGAAATTCGCTAGTTACCGACACTTAGAATCATTACAAGAATATGTACTAATTTCACCAGATAGAATGAGCGTCGAATGCTTCCGCCGCAATGAAGATGGACATTGGGTACTTTACCCTTACGAGAAAGGCGAAGAGGTGCATTTAGCTAGCGTTGATTTTCGCTGTGCGATCGCAGAAATATATGAAGATGTAATATTGATAGATGAAAATATTTCTTAA
- a CDS encoding Uma2 family endonuclease: protein MTSLSALTLPDHTQLPDSDGTFVKNLQEHPQSILITDSIKPVLEQLHPDGQYCIGQDSGIYWRLTDPPEKGAEAPDWFYIPNVPPTLNGKMRRSYVLWKEYVAPLIVIEFVSGDGSEERNNTPPSQGQGGNVGKFWVYEQAIRVPYYGIYEVAKAQVEVYHLIDNTYQLMQPNERGYYPIAPMGVELGIWQGFYQNAELPWLRWWDAQGNLLLTGEERAVIERQKRERIVEKLRSLSAEQLKDLGIDPEMLD from the coding sequence ATGACTTCCCTATCGGCATTAACTTTACCGGATCACACTCAGTTACCAGATTCAGATGGTACATTTGTGAAAAATCTTCAGGAGCATCCGCAAAGCATTTTAATCACAGATTCAATTAAACCTGTTCTAGAGCAACTTCATCCTGACGGTCAATATTGTATCGGACAAGATTCTGGTATCTACTGGCGATTGACAGATCCTCCTGAGAAAGGGGCTGAAGCACCAGACTGGTTTTATATACCCAATGTACCACCGACTCTTAACGGTAAAATGCGGCGTTCTTATGTACTGTGGAAGGAGTATGTCGCGCCCTTGATTGTGATTGAATTTGTCTCTGGAGATGGTTCAGAAGAACGAAATAACACACCGCCATCTCAAGGGCAAGGTGGAAATGTTGGTAAGTTTTGGGTTTATGAGCAGGCAATTCGAGTGCCTTATTATGGAATTTATGAAGTAGCAAAAGCACAGGTTGAAGTGTATCATTTAATCGATAATACTTATCAACTGATGCAACCCAATGAACGAGGATATTACCCAATTGCTCCTATGGGTGTAGAGTTAGGAATCTGGCAGGGATTTTATCAGAATGCAGAGTTACCTTGGCTACGGTGGTGGGATGCACAAGGAAATTTGCTGTTAACGGGTGAGGAACGGGCAGTGATTGAGCGACAAAAGCGAGAGAGAATTGTAGAGAAATTGCGTAGTCTATCTGCTGAACAACTCAAAGATTTAGGAATTGACCCAGAAATGTTAGATTAA
- a CDS encoding dCTP deaminase, whose protein sequence is MSFWSSQTLNSRLPSLIEPFNKDQIQSASYELCLGEEVYISALPDTPLRERKKIILREKETVPIPPGQFAFLITSETIKVPNNALAFISIKFKHKSDGLINVSGFHVDPGYNGKLIFAVYNAGPINIQVEKGERLFPIWYADLDKDDEDPRKKIGYNSIPTDLMNRPDLVSSLPNLVKRLDELEKKVESYSIKQALVLTIAIGVLLAFAKTIVDIFLQPLLNMIKSSLVIY, encoded by the coding sequence ATGAGTTTTTGGTCATCACAAACTTTGAATTCTCGTCTTCCTAGTTTAATTGAACCATTTAATAAGGATCAAATTCAGTCTGCATCATACGAATTGTGTTTAGGGGAAGAAGTTTATATTTCAGCCCTTCCTGATACACCTCTGAGAGAGCGGAAAAAAATTATTCTTAGAGAGAAGGAAACTGTTCCTATCCCTCCAGGTCAGTTTGCATTTCTGATAACTTCTGAAACAATCAAAGTTCCTAACAATGCACTTGCGTTTATTTCAATTAAATTTAAACATAAATCAGATGGACTGATTAATGTTTCAGGTTTTCATGTCGATCCTGGCTATAATGGCAAACTAATTTTTGCTGTTTATAATGCTGGGCCTATTAACATTCAAGTAGAAAAGGGTGAGAGGCTTTTTCCTATATGGTATGCGGACTTGGATAAAGATGATGAAGACCCTCGAAAGAAGATAGGTTATAATTCAATTCCTACTGATTTAATGAATCGTCCTGATTTAGTTTCTTCTCTTCCTAATTTGGTAAAACGTTTGGATGAACTGGAGAAAAAAGTAGAGAGTTATTCTATTAAACAGGCTTTAGTCTTGACAATTGCTATTGGGGTTTTACTTGCTTTTGCAAAAACAATAGTGGATATATTTCTACAGCCATTACTTAATATGATTAAATCTTCTCTTGTGATCTATTAA
- a CDS encoding nucleoside triphosphate pyrophosphohydrolase family protein — MHFSEYQTQALNTDQIPAVEGTELIIPLLGLVGEVGSLMTEYKKHLRDGDAHKLFKEGIAEELGDMLWYISNLASKFNLNLEEIAEDNLKKCSDRWGWRDSAKIDDKATSYIFDNDFPEHESLPRQFEVEITEVSKDNLIKMKAFINKKQIGNDLTDNSYKSDGYRFHDVFHFSYAAVLGWSVVTRSILKCKRKSNPRIDEVEDGGRAIAIEEGVSALVFAYAKDHGFLKGVSTLDYQLLKTIKNMTSHLEVSQCSLGDWEKAILMGYDVWRQVEKNRGGRVVVDLDARLITYLEESSLRLAL, encoded by the coding sequence ATGCATTTTTCTGAATATCAAACACAAGCACTGAATACAGACCAAATTCCTGCTGTCGAAGGTACTGAACTAATCATACCGCTACTAGGTTTAGTTGGTGAAGTTGGTTCTTTGATGACTGAATATAAAAAACATTTACGCGACGGTGATGCACACAAATTATTTAAAGAAGGCATCGCGGAAGAATTGGGGGATATGCTTTGGTATATTTCCAATTTGGCAAGCAAATTTAACCTTAATTTGGAAGAAATTGCCGAAGATAATTTGAAAAAGTGCAGTGACCGTTGGGGATGGAGAGATTCAGCAAAAATAGATGATAAAGCTACAAGTTACATATTCGACAATGACTTTCCCGAACATGAAAGTTTACCACGACAGTTTGAAGTAGAAATTACGGAGGTAAGCAAAGATAACTTAATCAAAATGAAGGCATTTATCAACAAAAAACAAATTGGAAATGACCTCACCGATAATTCCTATAAAAGTGATGGCTACCGCTTTCATGATGTTTTCCATTTTTCCTACGCCGCAGTTTTAGGTTGGTCTGTGGTCACTCGTAGTATTCTTAAATGTAAGCGTAAAAGCAATCCCCGCATTGACGAGGTTGAAGACGGTGGTCGTGCAATAGCTATTGAGGAAGGTGTATCAGCACTCGTATTCGCCTATGCCAAAGATCACGGTTTCTTAAAAGGCGTTTCAACATTAGATTATCAACTATTGAAGACTATCAAAAATATGACATCACATCTAGAAGTTTCTCAATGTTCGTTGGGTGATTGGGAGAAGGCGATTCTCATGGGCTATGATGTCTGGCGACAGGTAGAGAAAAATCGGGGAGGAAGGGTAGTGGTTGACCTTGATGCACGCTTGATAACCTATTTGGAAGAGTCTAGTCTGCGTTTAGCTCTGTAG
- a CDS encoding DUF1643 domain-containing protein: MKKKEHNNIEKYAEFDDENNRTYRYLLRRKWDESLPQVTFVMLNPSYADENKDDPTLDKCIKFAQNENKYGSLEVVNLFAYIATKPSKLKKADDPVGQKNDLCILSSTKRADLIILAWGA, from the coding sequence ATGAAGAAAAAAGAGCATAATAATATTGAAAAGTATGCTGAATTTGATGATGAAAATAATAGAACTTATCGCTACTTATTAAGACGTAAATGGGATGAAAGTTTACCTCAAGTTACCTTTGTGATGCTTAACCCAAGTTACGCTGATGAAAATAAAGATGATCCCACTCTTGATAAGTGTATTAAGTTTGCTCAGAATGAGAATAAATATGGTTCTCTAGAAGTGGTTAATCTATTCGCTTATATTGCTACAAAACCTAGTAAGCTGAAAAAAGCAGATGACCCGGTGGGACAAAAAAATGACCTTTGTATTCTATCATCAACAAAACGCGCTGACTTAATTATTTTAGCGTGGGGAGCGTGA
- a CDS encoding nucleotide kinase domain-containing protein — protein MLTISFKDALPGVRSDTMIMRHLSHNLASWIKNKFETDDHKPGEECMQVRQEIFDTYWRFAAMRQEVFFNKINNVPPPWTSDPIINTYKFCNAYRASDRVSQYLIKNVIYDEKRSQNEEEVIIRILLFKIFNKIETWEYLEKKLGDYITLSNFDSNVYSDILQEAMNLGYVIYTSAYMSCASKEFGYDKKHQNHLALIDRMVVQDRVDNRIVKAKKFEDVFQIIQEYPLLGKFMAYQLATDINYSEIINFDENSFTIAGPGAERGIDKCFIDTDGKTYTDIIHWMTQNQEKEFQRLGFNFQSLWGRPLQAIDCQNLFCETDKYCRAAFPDLKSNRKKIKSKFTSTPQPIDYFYPPKWRINDQVKESLANRLPPLEIFDFQQLDNHCQQLSLELDSLVKNTPEISDNLSKHLKKHEQKTQSKKSKALQNEDTEKPQQLCLF, from the coding sequence TTGCTGACAATTAGCTTTAAGGATGCTTTGCCTGGAGTGCGATCTGATACGATGATTATGCGGCATTTGTCGCATAATCTTGCCTCATGGATAAAAAATAAGTTTGAAACTGATGACCACAAACCAGGAGAAGAGTGTATGCAAGTGAGACAAGAAATTTTTGATACATATTGGCGATTTGCTGCTATGCGCCAGGAAGTATTTTTCAATAAAATTAATAATGTACCACCACCCTGGACGAGTGACCCGATTATTAATACTTATAAATTTTGTAATGCATATCGAGCAAGCGATCGCGTTTCACAATATCTGATCAAAAACGTAATTTACGATGAGAAGAGGAGCCAAAATGAAGAAGAAGTAATTATACGGATTCTACTATTTAAAATCTTTAATAAAATAGAAACATGGGAATACTTAGAAAAAAAATTAGGAGATTATATTACACTGTCTAATTTCGATTCAAATGTATATTCAGATATATTACAAGAGGCTATGAATCTTGGATATGTCATTTATACCAGTGCATATATGTCTTGTGCCAGCAAAGAGTTTGGTTATGATAAAAAGCACCAGAATCATTTGGCATTAATTGATAGAATGGTTGTCCAAGATAGGGTAGATAATCGCATAGTCAAGGCTAAAAAATTTGAAGATGTTTTTCAGATAATTCAAGAATATCCATTGCTAGGTAAGTTTATGGCTTACCAATTAGCGACAGATATTAACTATAGTGAAATTATCAACTTTGACGAAAACAGTTTTACTATAGCAGGCCCAGGAGCCGAACGTGGTATCGACAAGTGTTTCATTGATACAGATGGTAAAACATATACTGATATCATTCATTGGATGACTCAAAACCAAGAGAAAGAGTTTCAGCGTTTGGGGTTTAATTTTCAATCACTCTGGGGTCGTCCACTACAGGCGATAGATTGTCAAAATCTTTTTTGTGAAACTGATAAATACTGCCGAGCAGCATTCCCTGATTTGAAAAGTAATCGCAAAAAGATAAAATCAAAATTTACTTCAACGCCTCAACCAATTGATTATTTTTATCCTCCCAAATGGCGTATTAACGATCAAGTTAAAGAAAGTTTAGCAAATAGATTACCACCATTAGAGATTTTTGATTTTCAACAATTAGATAATCATTGTCAGCAATTATCTTTGGAGCTAGATTCTTTGGTAAAAAATACACCTGAAATCTCAGATAATTTATCAAAACACCTTAAAAAACATGAGCAAAAAACTCAGAGTAAAAAATCAAAAGCTTTGCAAAATGAAGATACAGAGAAGCCTCAACAGTTGTGTCTGTTTTAA
- a CDS encoding tetratricopeptide repeat protein yields the protein MKVKRKSKSAFVQSFSGMMLSIITVMGISPLVLAVPEQVSLHSPKQYAQRQPQKLAQFSDTGPSERSQLLQQANALFNQGDLTGAEENLRKLIKQFPEDAFGHFQLGNVLFRQKKPEEAISSYQEAIRLQPKYALAHNASGMVYASQSRWEEAITEYKKALEINPNYGEALTNFALAMWQTNKKDEALSSLEKALNIFKEQNRGEKVNQVERILKEIKTADDPGVS from the coding sequence ATGAAAGTGAAGCGCAAATCCAAATCAGCATTTGTTCAATCTTTTAGTGGCATGATGCTGAGTATCATCACCGTAATGGGGATATCACCATTAGTGTTAGCGGTTCCTGAACAAGTTTCTTTGCATTCGCCTAAACAGTATGCACAGAGACAACCACAAAAACTAGCACAATTTTCAGACACAGGCCCATCAGAGCGATCGCAACTCCTGCAACAAGCCAATGCTTTATTTAATCAGGGAGACTTGACGGGTGCAGAGGAAAATTTACGCAAATTAATTAAACAATTTCCAGAAGATGCCTTTGGACACTTTCAACTAGGAAATGTGCTTTTTCGGCAAAAGAAACCAGAAGAAGCAATTAGCTCTTATCAAGAAGCCATTCGCCTCCAGCCAAAATACGCTCTAGCTCACAATGCGAGCGGTATGGTTTATGCTAGCCAAAGCCGATGGGAAGAAGCCATTACTGAATATAAAAAAGCTCTGGAAATTAATCCTAATTATGGCGAGGCGCTGACTAATTTTGCGCTGGCAATGTGGCAAACAAATAAAAAAGATGAGGCGCTATCTTCTTTAGAAAAAGCTTTAAATATTTTCAAAGAACAAAATAGAGGTGAAAAAGTTAACCAAGTAGAACGAATTTTAAAAGAGATTAAAACTGCTGATGATCCCGGTGTTTCATAA